The Arthrobacter sp. ERGS1:01 genome has a segment encoding these proteins:
- a CDS encoding bifunctional salicylyl-CoA 5-hydroxylase/oxidoreductase, with protein sequence MKIAIVGGGPGGLYFAALMKQLDPSHQITLWERNAASDTFGFGVVFSDETLGGIGNADPVVADYMSRRFARWSDIDIHFKEQMTTVGGQGFAAMSRKELLQLLQRRTLELGVDVRFSTMAPPVEDLASGYDLVLAADGVNSQIRAKYADTFKPSLDVRGNKYMWLGTDKVFEAFKFFVKETQWGVMQIHGYPYSDEGSTFIAEMSPEVWHAAGFDETANDVFAPGVSDEKAVAKIRDIFAEELAGHQVLTNNSKWLNFTTVRNENWRNDNIVLLGDAAHTAHFSIGSGTKLAMEDALALAACLHEHASVDAALSAYEAERRPVVESTQRAAQASLEWFENIGQYKDQDPAQFCFNLLTRSRRITYDNLKLRDPDFAHHVDANFAASQGLDQVAPAMFQPYQIGSLELKNRIVVSPMDMYSAVDGVPGNFHLVHLGSKAMGGAGLVMTEMVCVSAEGRITPGCSGLYTDAQGDSWAEIVDFVHTQSTAKIGAQIGHSGRKGSTKLMWEGIDEPLAEGNWSVTGPSAVPYGPASQVPREITRSEMDEVREQFVAAARRADVAGFDLLEVHAAHGYLLSSFLSPLANQRTDEYGGNLENRLRYPLEVFDAVRAEWPTHKPLTVRISATDWCERGNTADDAVEIARAFVTHGAAGIDVSTGQVAKEEKPAYGRSYQTPFADRIRQEVAAPAGAAVIAVGAISSYDDVNSILLAGRADLVALGRTHLYDPQWTLHAAAEQDFKGDSAAWALPFQAGNRKPPSARTDAVRPRLSLLKEPETDSTPVHVRWTPSKAAEEVLARRN encoded by the coding sequence ATGAAGATCGCAATTGTTGGCGGCGGCCCCGGTGGGCTGTACTTTGCCGCATTGATGAAGCAGCTGGACCCCTCCCACCAGATCACCCTGTGGGAGCGCAACGCCGCCTCCGACACTTTCGGATTCGGTGTCGTCTTCTCCGATGAAACCCTCGGCGGCATCGGCAACGCAGACCCCGTCGTGGCCGACTACATGAGCAGGCGATTCGCACGCTGGAGCGACATCGACATCCACTTCAAGGAGCAGATGACCACGGTCGGCGGGCAGGGCTTTGCCGCGATGAGCCGCAAGGAACTGCTGCAACTGCTCCAGCGGCGCACGCTGGAACTCGGTGTGGACGTCCGCTTCAGCACCATGGCACCCCCGGTGGAGGACCTGGCCTCCGGCTACGATTTGGTGCTCGCAGCCGACGGTGTCAACTCCCAAATCCGGGCCAAATACGCTGACACCTTCAAGCCGTCCCTGGATGTGCGCGGCAACAAGTACATGTGGCTGGGAACCGACAAGGTCTTTGAGGCGTTCAAGTTCTTCGTCAAGGAGACCCAATGGGGTGTCATGCAGATCCACGGCTACCCCTACTCCGATGAGGGTTCGACATTCATCGCCGAAATGTCCCCGGAGGTCTGGCACGCCGCCGGCTTCGACGAGACGGCTAACGATGTCTTCGCCCCCGGCGTCTCCGATGAAAAAGCAGTAGCGAAGATCCGTGACATTTTCGCTGAGGAACTAGCCGGGCACCAGGTGCTGACCAACAACTCGAAATGGCTGAACTTCACCACCGTGCGCAACGAAAACTGGCGCAATGACAACATCGTGCTGCTCGGCGATGCTGCCCACACCGCCCACTTCTCCATCGGCTCAGGGACCAAACTGGCCATGGAAGATGCCCTTGCCTTGGCCGCCTGCCTGCACGAACACGCCAGCGTGGATGCAGCCCTGTCCGCCTACGAGGCCGAGCGACGCCCCGTGGTCGAATCCACTCAGCGTGCCGCCCAGGCCTCATTGGAATGGTTCGAGAACATCGGTCAGTACAAGGACCAGGATCCCGCCCAGTTCTGCTTCAACCTGCTCACCCGCAGTCGCCGCATCACTTATGACAACCTGAAGTTGCGCGACCCCGACTTCGCCCATCACGTGGATGCGAACTTTGCCGCCTCCCAGGGATTGGACCAGGTCGCCCCAGCCATGTTCCAGCCGTATCAGATCGGAAGCCTGGAACTGAAGAACAGGATCGTCGTCTCACCCATGGACATGTACTCCGCGGTCGACGGCGTCCCGGGCAATTTCCACCTAGTCCACCTCGGCAGCAAGGCCATGGGCGGGGCCGGGCTGGTCATGACGGAAATGGTGTGTGTCTCCGCCGAGGGCCGCATCACCCCCGGCTGCAGCGGCCTGTACACCGACGCCCAAGGTGACAGCTGGGCGGAGATCGTGGACTTCGTCCACACCCAGTCCACCGCGAAGATTGGCGCCCAAATCGGACACTCCGGCCGCAAGGGCTCCACGAAGCTGATGTGGGAGGGCATTGACGAGCCCTTGGCCGAGGGCAACTGGTCGGTCACCGGCCCGTCCGCCGTCCCCTATGGCCCCGCCAGCCAGGTCCCCCGGGAAATCACCCGTTCCGAAATGGATGAGGTCCGCGAACAGTTCGTTGCTGCGGCCCGACGCGCTGACGTTGCCGGCTTCGACCTCCTGGAAGTGCACGCCGCACACGGCTACCTGCTCTCCTCGTTCCTCTCGCCGCTGGCCAACCAGCGCACCGACGAATACGGCGGCAACCTGGAGAACCGGCTGCGCTACCCGCTGGAAGTGTTCGACGCCGTTCGTGCTGAGTGGCCGACACACAAGCCGCTGACCGTGCGCATCTCCGCCACAGACTGGTGCGAACGCGGCAACACGGCTGATGACGCCGTGGAGATCGCCCGCGCGTTCGTGACCCATGGCGCCGCCGGCATTGACGTCTCCACCGGCCAGGTCGCCAAGGAGGAAAAGCCTGCCTATGGGCGCAGCTACCAGACTCCCTTTGCGGACAGGATCCGCCAGGAGGTGGCCGCCCCGGCCGGTGCCGCCGTGATCGCCGTCGGCGCCATCTCCTCCTACGACGACGTCAACTCGATCCTGCTGGCAGGGCGAGCGGACCTGGTGGCCTTGGGCCGTACGCACCTGTACGACCCGCAGTGGACCCTGCACGCCGCCGCCGAACAGGACTTCAAGGGCGACTCCGCCGCCTGGGCCCTGCCGTTCCAAGCCGGCAACCGCAAGCCCCCGAGCGCCCGGACCGACGCCGTCCGCCCCCGGCTGTCCCTGCTCAAAGAACCGGAGACCGATAGCACGCCGGTGCATGTGCGCTGGACCCCGTCTAAGGCCGCTGAGGAGGTCCTTGCCCGTAGGAATTAG